DNA from Osmerus mordax isolate fOsmMor3 chromosome 2, fOsmMor3.pri, whole genome shotgun sequence:
CCGCAGCCTCAGCAAAGTTAGGACCACTAATAGTCACTATTGCAGCCCTGCGTTAACAAAGGAAGCAAAGCTAATTAAATAGTGGTCAAATTGATTTTGGAGGATTGCAATGTTCTCGACAATGGGATACATGCATGTCCCTGAACAAGATTTGTGTATTTGTCATAGATAATGGTTCTTACTTGAGGTTGTTCCTGAAGGTGGAAATGCTTACTTCAGATGCCTGATACTTCTCAAATAACAGCATTAAGTCACCCTGTAAAATATAGAAATGCGGATCTAGCACCCCCTGCTGTTAAATGTGAGGCAGAGTAAAATAACGCCTGCTATTCTCTAGTGACTAGTCTATAGGCACTTTTAGCACTTCTAGTGAATAGTCTATAGGCACTTCTAGTGACTAGTCTATAGGCACTTTTAGTGACTAGTCTATAGGCACTTCTAGTGACTAGTCTATAGGCACTTCTAGTGACTAGTCTATAGGCACTTCTCATCATGAGAAAATAAAAACATCATGTAAAATGACCTGGTATAGTATGGTTGTGACTATGATTTCAGGTCGACATGGCCTGAGATCAAGCAGAGAGAAACTCATGAAACAAAGCCCCGTTACCGTAACTCAGGCGCAGCGCTTGTGTATTGTTGCGCAAACGTGATTACCTCAGTCACATCACTGGGAAATTGTgttacacacaggagagagctgAGGTATGCATCCTGTCCCTGGACAGCTCCAtcatctgcctctgcctcctggGTTTTGGCCTTCGCAGTAGCCCCTGCAGGCCCAAGATCCTCCTCGGCATCATACCAGGCCTCACTGGAGTTGagctccttccctccacctgtGACAGAATTAGACTGTcgagactctctcctcctcttcctgataACCCCTCACCCCCTGAAGCCTGGAGTGTAGCAGGCCAAACCTGGCTTGCGTCCATGGTGGATCCCCGTCGGCTGAGGAAGGAGGATGACTGCCTTCCCCGTTTTGTTGCTCCCAAACTTGGGGAGGCAAACGggacctttccctctctcacctgtctgtaGAAAGGAAAGGCAAAGATAACGTACACACACGTTGATGATATCCTGTCTTTGATAATTCTACATGTATTTACATATCTACATGTATAACCATGTAGATTGTGTACCTGAGAGCCTTCTCCAGTGCTGGCAGGGGGGCGCACATCACCTGCTCCAGCCATCTGCTGGGAGCTCCTCTCTGAGACACTGgaacacaaaaacagacaaCAGACCCAGCAGCAACATGGAGGTTCAAAGTGCAAATTTGATTATGAAAGGCTTGTAACAGCAATGCTTCTAAACAACCCAAGTCCAGTTTAAATACTTACCGAGATGAAGCACTTTCCAAGGTCTCTCCAATTATCTGAACGGGGAAAAAGATGAAATGTAACTGGTTTGACTGCGATATTTCAAGGACTGGTGAGTTTAGTGCATACAAATGTCGGTATGGTCAATGTCACACTGTGTGTCTAAATCTTTGACCTGTGCAGGGATGTAGCAGGTCGCTGAGGTGATCTTTTGGGAGTCCACAGCCAGCGGTTTAAGCTGGTCCAGGGGAATTCCAGCCAGGAtcttctccctcatctctctgtaGTCAGCCTCCAAGACCTTCAGAACCTCCATAAGATTCTCAGGGGGCACCTCCACTCTGCAAACAGGGAAAATAAAGAAACCTGAATCCTTCAAATTTGCATTTTGTGGGAACATTAGGAACCAGCACATTAGGGGCCCTTACCCTTGGACCAGACGGTCCCCCTCAGGTGATGTGTAGTAGCGCCTCCAGCAGTGCTGCTGGCACATTCCATATTGCAGAGCCACCAGGCACAGCTCTGCTCGACGGGCACGCTGGGCAGAGTTACAGCCACAGCCACTCTCGCCTTCCCTCCCAGCACCAGCTGATctaaaatgaacacacacacaccagtagagGTTTAAACGTGGGCGGGCAATTGGCTAGAAATGATCTTATGAACAGCAGACTGACTGGGTATCTGGACCTTTCCATTTTCCTTTTTAATTCCTGTAGATCCTCCTCAGCAACTTTCAGCTTCCTGAATTCCTATGGGAAGAAGAAATGTAGTCGAATAACAATTTGAGGGAGTACTTTATGTCTATTATGGATCATATAAGGAGGGCTTGCTCTACCTTAGCCAGAAAGTCCAGGTCTGCCATGTAGACCTCAGTATTGACAGACCTGTCAGCTGTAGTTGGGCCCTGAGTCTGAGTCTGGATATGTTGCTGGCAACCAGCCAGACTGGAGTTTGGACCAACACAGATGTCATGGGTGGAGACAGGGGGTAGTGTATTAGTGGACCCGTCTATCATACTAGCTTTGTGGGGTGATCTGGGAAAGTTAAATGCAGCTACACTTGTCACCGCAGCCTGGCTAGGGCTGACTGGAGCATTTGCACTGTTGACCAGATGGATCCTTTCACTTGTCTGACATAGGAGTAtgctcttgtcctcctccatgATACTGTGgaagtcctcttcctcctcattttCCTGCTGGCACCTTAAAGCCTCGTCTCTCCTGCCTCGGTCTCCTGGGCTGTCCTCCACATCGTATGTGCAATTACAGGACTTGTTGAGGTAGTGCTCTTTCTCCTCCAATGGGCAGGAGGATGCTACGCTGACCCCCTCTAGGGGTTCCTCAGCACTTCCTCTATTGGCCAGCAGGGAGTCGTCACCTTCAGCCTCCGCTGACTGGCTGCTGTTATTCCACTCAGTGCGGTCCAGCCTGGTGCTGTTGAAGCTGCTGTACTCTGGAGGCGTCTCGTGCGCTATCGTAGGATACTCTGCTTCTGCACAGGGCCCACCCAGGCACCCCGTGGCCCCCTTCTGGCTACACATCTCCAGCTCCATATCCAGAGAGAAATTCGCCTGAGC
Protein-coding regions in this window:
- the rbm44 gene encoding RNA-binding protein 44; protein product: MSYGSGSFQLQMIPFDRHSFPNDGRQFLLNRSLFDLVKVTNILELTDAKLLGWYLALPVEDQKLIQEAGGFLQFLHRHPALEVTKQFVYVKRTDPAAESYRPPQTMSVNLNKSRRPTFYGVTECLNCGTSCPSGGQRCRRYQDTELKNGQKMLNDLLNCAEGSAVGSQKTHWGSTGGPCPLEPISKDNHLQTLQESFQSACDISSQVLEEPPSHQEAHCSIDPTQHQLWEEGAKQDDPSAQANFSLDMELEMCSQKGATGCLGGPCAEAEYPTIAHETPPEYSSFNSTRLDRTEWNNSSQSAEAEGDDSLLANRGSAEEPLEGVSVASSCPLEEKEHYLNKSCNCTYDVEDSPGDRGRRDEALRCQQENEEEEDFHSIMEEDKSILLCQTSERIHLVNSANAPVSPSQAAVTSVAAFNFPRSPHKASMIDGSTNTLPPVSTHDICVGPNSSLAGCQQHIQTQTQGPTTADRSVNTEVYMADLDFLAKEFRKLKVAEEDLQELKRKMERSRYPSGCGCNSAQRARRAELCLVALQYGMCQQHCWRRYYTSPEGDRLVQGVEVPPENLMEVLKVLEADYREMREKILAGIPLDQLKPLAVDSQKITSATCYIPAQIIGETLESASSRVSERSSQQMAGAGDVRPPASTGEGSQTGERGKGPVCLPKFGSNKTGKAVILLPQPTGIHHGRKPGLACYTPGFRGAAIVTISGPNFAEAAAGEMNGHIIQGRRLHVEHIQKPNSGGSDENQSLGTATQPQSSSATPRPQPSGDNQRPQSSSESQCTTTYVKPFRSSLEKRTAVCDSPTASGTCVPQHYATMGSFDTLMSRLTAHHPEAGRQRIVDALLELRAKHQGYLSGLPLSMIVDMTSDLLTKSKIMKG